A genomic region of Trifolium pratense cultivar HEN17-A07 linkage group LG3, ARS_RC_1.1, whole genome shotgun sequence contains the following coding sequences:
- the LOC123916096 gene encoding fatty acid amide hydrolase-like — protein MQFILLIFTFFSTFSKTKYFLRVMGLFKSNRVVYKPVKDMNLGPDSTEFYLQANVKAPRMTGIVVKIVTWLLESRIFGPLLVYILKGNNLIHKHVTNADLEEPPLYVPLHHFEDHKEQEVKCLDFNLTPPEKVEVAINCLPTTFDKPINGTKPSLNRWTIMDYFNAYSSGVITPNMVAERFIAAVDESSKPRLQMGFFINYNVEDILRQANESTIRYQKGEPISVLDGVPVAIKDEIDCLPYPTTGGTKWLHKQRPCTDDAGCITRLRLCGAMLVGKTNMHELGAGTSGINPHYGASRNPYDASRIAGGSSSGSAAVVSAGLCPVALGVDGGGSVRMPAALCGVVGLKPTFGRIPHDGVIPLNWSVGMVGILAGTVEDSLITYAAISGEIPSHQPSGVPAKINLPILPLTKSISNIKLAKYGKWFDDCSEDVRICCSHALKKLQGRYGWKIVDVTIPEIEVMRLAHYSTIGSECHTSLDSFQDKNLAESGWDVRVALKIYGAFSSMEYIKAQKIRNRQLQFHKKIFSEADVIVSPTTGVTAYPIQSDALKTGELDYVNGAALIRYSIAGNFLGLPAVTVPVGYDKSGLPIGLQFIGRPWAEATLLHLAFAMQAICMSEYRKPAIYYGYDLLRTK, from the exons AtgcaatttattttgttgatatttACATTTTTCAGTACATTTTCAAAGACCAAATACTTCCTTAGAGTAATGGGTTTGTTCAAAAGTAACCGTGTGGTTTATAAGCCTGTGAAGGATATGAATTTAGGACCTGATAGCACTGAATTCTATCTTCAAGCTAATGTCAAAG CTCCAAGGATGACTGGAATTGTGGTGAAGATTGTAACTTGGCTGTTGGAGAGTAGAATATTTGGACCTTTACTAGTGTATATATTGAAAGGAAATAATCTTATTCATAAG CATGTTACAAATGCAGATTTAGAAGAACCACCATTATATGTTCCCTTACATCATTTTGaag ATCATAAAGAACAAGAAGTCAAATGCTTGGATTTTAATTTAACTCCACCAGAGAAAGTTGAAGTTGCAATTAATTGTTTACCTACAACTTTTGATAAACCAATTAATGGAACAAAACCTTCATTGAATCGGTGGACCATAATGGACTATTTCAATGCTTACAGCTCAGGAGTCATAACACCAAACATG GTTGCAGAAAGATTTATAGCTGCCGTTGATGAATCTTCGAAACCTCGACTTCAAATGGGATTCTTTATAAACTACAATGTTGAAGATATACTTAGACAAGCAAATGAATCGACTATTCGGTATCAGAAAG GGGAACCTATCTCTGTGTTGGATGGAGTTCCTGTTGCTATCAAAGATGAAATAGATTGTTTGCCATACCCTACTACAG GAGGTACAAAGTGGTTGCACAAACAAAGGCCTTGTACGGACGATGCTGGCTGCATTACGCGTTTAAGATTATGTGGCGCCATGCTTGTTGGTAAGACTAATATGCATGAACTCGGTGCTGGAACTAGCGGTATAAATCCACATTATGG GGCTTCAAGAAATCCATATGATGCCAGTAGGATTGCAGGAGGTTCTTCTAGTGGATCTGCTGCAGTAGTATCGGCAGGGTTGTGTCCTGTTGCCCTTGGTGTCGACGGAGGAg GTTCAGTGAGGATGCCTGCAGCACTATGTGGTGTAGTTGGTCTGAAACCTACTTTCGGTCGTATACCTCATGACGG AGTTATTCCTCTAAACTGGTCAGTTGGGATGGTGGGAATACTAGCAGGCACGGTCGAGGATTCGTTGATCAC TTATGCAGCTATCAGCGGCGAAATTCCCTCACATCAGCCCTCTGGTGTGCCA GCCAAGATAAATCTTCCAATACTGCCCTTAACAAAATCCATATCTAACATCAAGTTGGCAAAGTATGGCAAG TGGTTTGATGATTGCAGTGAAGATGTCAGAATATGCTGTTCACATGCTTTGAAAAAGCTCCAGGGTCGTTATGGTTGGAAG ATTGTAGATGTCACAATACCAGAAATAGAAGTGATGCGCCTGGCGCATTATTCAACAATTGGATCAGAGTGTCACACTTCACTTGATTCTTTTCAAGATAA AAATTTAGCAGAATCTGGATGGGATGTAAGGGTAGCACTTAAGATCTATGGTGCTTTCAGCAGCATGGAGTATATTAAAGCTCAGAAAATTAG GAACCGCCAGTTGCAGTTTCACAAGAAAATATTTTCCGAGGCGGATGTCATTGTGTCACCAACAACAGG TGTCACTGCATACCCAATTCAAAGTGATGCGTTGAAGACCGGTGAACTTGACTATGTCAACGGAG CTGCACTTATTCGGTATTCCATAGCAGGAAACTTCCTGGGACTTCCTGCTGTGACTGTTCCG GTTGGATATGATAAATCGGGTTTACCTATTGGTCTTCAGTTTATAGGGAGGCCTTGGGCTGAGGCAACACTGTTACATTTGGCATTTGCAATGCAG GCCATATGCATGTCAGAATACAGAAAGCCAGCTATATATTATGGTTATGATCTGCTCAGAACAAAATAA
- the LOC123916098 gene encoding uncharacterized protein LOC123916098: MEIRHFHCFKTKKKSKNNENANRKFHSIILSLPKSLFWDPSHGGIECCLCRFLCQELMEVVDDDENRELNIEGNREYVVDDDENRELNIEGQEPYIGMEFDSNGSQEPYIIKTSRRSRVSREFAKGLLRKLTRSHAYETRNI, encoded by the exons ATGGAAATAAGGCATTTTCattgtttcaaaacaaaaaaaaaatctaaaaacaatgaaaatgccAATAGGAAGTTTCACAGCATTATTTTATCTCTTccaaaatctttattttgggatcCAAGTCATGGGGGGATTGAGTGTTGTCTTTGCCGTTTTCTCTGCCAG GAATTAATGgaagttgttgatgatgatgaaaatagaGAACTTAATATTGAAGGAAACAGAGAgtatgttgttgatgatgatgagaatAGAGAACTTAATATTGAAGGGCAAGAACCATACATTGGAATGGAATTTGATTCAAATGGAAGTCAAGAACCATACATCATCAAAACTAGTCGTCGTTCAAGGGTTTCTAGAGAATTTGCAAAAGGGTTGTTGAGGAAGTTAACACGATCACATGCTTACGAAACTAGAAATATCTAA
- the LOC123916097 gene encoding alternative NAD(P)H-ubiquinone oxidoreductase C1, chloroplastic/mitochondrial — MSHIAFTTSATHAAVAFHRSGAKQWSTLFPTTWRTRGTNSSLFLNSNRKRLQSRFFASATNGGNGAVVDEISETVKAHTNFVWPDNKKPRVCILGGGFGGLYTALRLESLEWPDDKKPQIALVDQSERFVFKPMLYELLSGEVDEWEIAPYFSELLANTGVRFLKDRVKVLHPSDHAGVNGPNASTRGGTVHLESGLHIEYDWLVLALGAEAKLDLVPGAVEFAIPFSTLEDARKVNNRLKILERKTFGKDRQISVAIVGCGYSGVELAATVAERLQNRGVVRAINVETTICPTAPPGNREAALKVLLSRKVELLLGYFVNCIRRAGELESSNTLTGVDENRIETVPDFEKYILELQPAERGVQSKVIEADLVLWTVGSKPPLPHLEYSDVPFVIPLNARGQAETDETLRVKGHPRIFALGDSSALRDSNGRILPATAQVAFQQADFTGWNLWAAINGRPLLPFRFQNLGEMMVLGRYDAAISPSFVEGLTLEGPIGHTARKIAYLMRLPTDEHRLKVGISWFTKSAIDSVSLLQSTLSKVLSDSTTQSD; from the exons ATGTCACACATTGCTTTCACTACATCAGCCACACACGCCGCCGTTGCTTTTCACCGTA GCGGAGCGAAACAATGGAGTACACTATTTCCGACTACATGGAGAACCAGGGGAACCAATTCTTCTTTATTTCTAAACTCTAACAGAAAACGGTTACAGTCGCGGTTTTTCGCATCGGCAACAAATGGCGGCAATGGAGCTGTTGTGGATGAGATATCCGAAACTGTAAAGGCGCACACGAATTTCGTGTGGCCTGATAACAAG AAACCTAGAGTGTGCATATTAGGTGGTGGATTTGGTGGTTTATACACTGCTTTAAGGTTGGAATCACTCGAATGGCCCGACGACAAAAAGCCTCAG ATTGCTCTTGTCGATCAATCTGAAAGATTTGTTTTCAAGCCTATGTTGTACGAGCTTCTATCTGGTG AAGTGGATGAATGGGAAATAGCTCCCTACTTCTCGGAATTGTTGGCAAACACTGGCGTGAGGTTTTTGAAAGATAGAGTAAAAGTTTTGCACCCCTCTGATCATGCGGGAGTGAATGGACCCAATGCATCTACTCGCGGAGGAACTGTTCATCTTGAAAGTGGCCTTCATATTGAATATGACTG GCTGGTTCTTGCTTTGGGAGCTGAAGCTAAACTGGATCTTGTACCAGGAGCGGTAGAATTCGCAATTCCTTTCTCGACTCTAGAGGATGCTCGT AAAGTTAACaatagattaaaaatattagagaGAAAGACCTTTGGTAAGGACCGCCAAATTAGTGTGGCTATTGTTGGTTGTGGATACTCTGGGGTTGAATTAGCTGCAACAGTAGCTGAGCGATTACAAAATAGAGGAGTTGTGAGAGCAATTAATGTCGAAACAACGATCTGCCCAACTGCTCCACCTGGCAATAGGGAAGCTGCACTGAAA GTTCTTTTGTCTAGGAAGGTTGAACTTTTATTGGGTTATTTTGTCAACTGTATTCGGAGGGCCGGTGAATTGGAGTCTTCAAATACCTTGACAGGGGTAGATGAAAATCGCATTGAAACAGTGCCTGATTTTGAAAAGTATATATTGGAGCTGCAACCTGCTGAAAGGGGAGTGCAGAGTAAAGTCATTGAAGCAGATCTGGTATTGTGGACTGTTGGATCCAAACCACCGCTTCCTCATCTGGAATATTCAGATGTACCATTTGTAATTCCACTTAATGCCAGGGGACAGGCAGAAACAGATGAAACTCTTCGTGTTAAGGGTCACCCACGGATATTTGCTCTTGGTGACTCTTCAGCATTAAGGGATTCAAATGGAAGGATCCTTCCAGCCACTGCACAG GTTGCATTTCAACAAGCAGACTTTACTGGTTGGAATCTCTGGGCTGCAATCAATGGGCGTCCGCTTTTGCCATTTAG GTTTCAGAACCTAGGTGAGATGATGGTTTTGGGAAGATATGATGCTGCTATTTCTCCGAGTTTTGTTGAGGGGTTAACTTTAGAAGGTCCTATTGGCCATACTG ctAGGAAGATAGCTTATTTGATGAGGTTACCAACAGATGAACATAGGCTTAAAGTGGGGATCAGCTGGTTTACAAAGTCTGCTATTGATTCAGTGTCATTGCTACAAAGTACCTTATCCAAGGTCCTTTCAGACTCCACAACTCAATCAGATTGA
- the LOC123916099 gene encoding protein DOG1-like 4, whose product MLHQLAYKNMQTLLFSSCNKNNIEQNTKPPKVMSLLPSSSTYDINFDGTENFQKFYECWMVQQNQYLNELVAAKSAQSQLTNDRMHALVDRVTEHYEHYYKAKSICAKKDVLSIFSPPWLSSLEAAFLWIGGWRPSMAFHLLYSKCSMQFQARLNDLIQGQKTCDLGDLSASQLAEFDNLQKRTVREDREITDMMAEHQETVADAPMVELSHVVSEMIRGGENEKKELEERIESVIEPKVEGLMRILHRADDLRLRALQGIVNILTPKQAIYFLIAAAELHLRLHEWGKKKDVAKRGQQGIREGESHNS is encoded by the coding sequence ATGTTACACCAACTTGCCTATAAAAACATGCAAACATTGCTCTTTAGCTCATGCAATAAGAACAACATTGAGCAAAACACTAAACCACCAAAAGTGATGTCTCTGCTTCCAAGCAGTTCCACTTATGACATTAACTTTGATGGTACTGAAAACTTTCAAAAGTTTTATGAGTGTTGGATGGTTCAGCAAAACCAATATCTGAATGAACTTGTAGCAGCTAAATCAGCTCAATCTCAGCTCACAAATGACAGAATGCATGCACTGGTTGATAGGGTGACTGAGCATTATGAACATTACTACAAGGCTAAGTCAATTTGTGCAAAGAAAGATGTTTTGTCCATATTTTCACCACCATGGTTAAGCTCTTTAGAAGCGGCTTTTCTTTGGATTGGTGGATGGAGACCAAGCATGGCATTTCATTTGTTATATTCAAAATGCAGTATGCAATTTCAAGCAAGGTTGAATGACCTTATTCAAGGACAAAAAACATGTGACCTCGGAGATCTCTCGGCGTCTCAACTCGCTGAGTTCGATAATTTGCAAAAGAGGACTGTTAGGGAAGATAGGGAAATCACTGATATGATGGCCGAGCATCAGGAGACGGTGGCTGATGCTCCGATGGTGGAGTTGTCTCATGTGGTTTCTGAGATGATTAGAGGAGGAGAGAATGAGAAGAAAGAATTGGAAGAGAGGATTGAATCAGTTATTGAACCTAAAGTGGAAGGTTTGATGAGGATTTTGCATAGAGCTGATGATTTAAGGCTGAGAGCATTGCAGGGAATTGTTAATATTCTGACTCCAAAACAAGCTATTTATTTCCTGATTGCTGCTGCAGAACTTCACCTGAGGCTGCATGAGTGGGGTAAAAAGAAGGATGTTGCCAAAAGAGGCCAACAAGGTATTAGGGAGGGTGAAAGCCATAATTCCTAA
- the LOC123916100 gene encoding pentatricopeptide repeat-containing protein PNM1, mitochondrial, with translation MASLQLRRLLLRSIRFRSISFISSSPIQPPPNSRHQIASNFSSHFQHPNLFAQHSLFQTQHFSSESVSTAEKLSDEPDPIARAISLELLKETDSDPTSVAQRLNLSFSHITPTPNLVLQTLNLSLEAGRNVLGFHQWLTSNPKFTQTDETLSYFVDYFGRRKDFKATHKILTGGGAGSKTLLSAIDRLVRAGRPSQVVQFFERMEKDYGLKRDRGSLKVVVEKLCLKGYASYAEKMTKNLAKEFFPDEEMCDLLVAGYCIDGKIEEARRLSEEMYRGGFELGVRAYNAMLDCMCKICRQKDPFKLHSESSKVLVEMDQHGVPRNVETFNVLITNLCKIRKTNDALSLFSMMRGWRCNPNETTFLVLIKSLYQAARLEEGDGMIDGMKSAGFGAFLDKKAYFDFLTILCGIERIDHALKVFAMMKADGCEPGVKTYDLLTTKLGAHNRIDKANALFNEALGKGLPVTPKEYVVDPRFVKKKAVKAEKKRETLPEKMARKRRRLKQIRLSYVKKPKRMMRG, from the coding sequence atggCGTCTCTGCAACTTCGTAGACTCTTACTCCGATCCATCCGTTTCCGTTCAATATCATTCATTTCTTCATCTCCGATTCAACCACCTCCTAATTCCCGCCACCAAATCGCTTCCAATTTTTCATCACATTTTCAACACCCAAACCTTTTCGCTCAACATTCACTCTTCCAAACCCAACACTTCTCATCAGAATCCGTTTCCACAGCCGAAAAACTCTCAGACGAACCGGATCCGATTGCCCGCGCAATCTCATTGGAGCTTCTCAAAGAAACCGACTCCGATCCCACCTCTGTCGCTCAGCGCCTCAATCTTAGCTTCTCACACATTACTCCAACTCCCAATTTGGTTCTCCAAACCCTAAATCTCTCCCTTGAAGCTGGAAGAAACGTGTTAGGGTTCCATCAATGGCTCACTTCGAATCCCAAATTCACACAAACCGACGAAACTCTATCTTACTTCGTCGATTACTTCGGTCGCCGGAAAGACTTCAAGGCAACGCACAAAATTCTCACCGGAGGCGGCGCTGGATCGAAAACATTACTATCGGCAATTGACAGGCTTGTTCGTGCGGGTCGTCCCAGCCAGGTGGTTCAATTTTTCGAACGAATGGAGAAGGATTATGGTTTGAAGCGTGATCGTGGTTCACTTAAGGTGGTTGTGGAGAAGCTTTGCTTGAAGGGTTATGCAAGTTATGCGGAGAAGATGACGAAGAATTTGGCAAAGGAATTTTTCCCTGATGAAGAAATGTGTGATTTACTTGTGGCGGGTTATTGTATTGATGGGAAGATTGAAGAAGCTCGGAGGCTTTCTGAGGAGATGTATCGCGGAGGGTTTGAGCTCGGTGTTAGAGCTTATAATGCCATGCTTGATTGTATGTGCAAAATTTGTCGCCAAAAGGATCCTTTTAAGCTTCATTCTGAGTCTTCGAAAGTGCTTGTGGAAATGGACCAACATGGGGTTCCAAGGAATGTGGAGACATTCAATGTGTTGATAACGAATCTTTGTAAGATTAGGAAGACTAATGATGCTTTGAGTTTGTTTTCTATGATGAGAGGGTGGAGATGTAATCCCAATGAGACTACTTTTCTTGTTTTGATTAAGAGTCTCTATCAGGCTGCAAGGTTGGAAGAAGGAGATGGAATGATTGATGGAATGAAATCTGCTGGGTTTGGAGCTTTTCTTGATAAGAAAGCTTACTTTGATTTTCTTACTATTTTGTGTGGCATTGAGAGGATTGATCATGCTTTGAAGGTCTTTGCTATGATGAAGGCTGATGGGTGTGAACCTGGTGTTAAGACTTATGATTTGTTGACGACGAAATTGGGTGCACATAATCGTATTGATAAGGCTAATGCTCTATTCAATGAAGCTCTTGGTAAAGGATTGCCTGTGACTCCCAAAGAGTATGTTGTTGACCCGAGATTCGTGAAGAAGAAGGCGGTTAAGGCTGAGAAGAAGAGGGAAACTTTGCCTGAGAAAATGGCTAGGAAGAGAAGACGCTTGAAACAGATTCGTCTGAGTTATGTGAAGAAGCCTAAACGAATGATGCGTGGATGA
- the LOC123916103 gene encoding uncharacterized protein LOC123916103, with amino-acid sequence MGKENESPVKKQVSEDGSSSVEIGDLESQSRLSLEREMGLASCRVCQCAESDKRGDAALEFLGITPVIESKGDEKSDVDKGIPKDVTVNRNRESKPGMMEFVGPNGEVFVCKNDLEIGLSHEDTLIELGCCCKNDLALVHYACALKWFINHGSTVCEICGHIANNIRISDFNKVIGSLKEYESLRERTVNGVPGPAQDHTNTGVDPDAVAAIRRQRLSEIALWFCPHNSNNFNNSSNMDSVSQLVSEQPLNIVVEEAGPVQSPATKWAVECTGILLATGLLTITLAWLIAPRVGKNIARSGLHILLGGVCALTVVIFFRFFVLTRIKYGPARYWAILFVFWFLVFGIWASRTHSAHTT; translated from the exons ATGGGCAAGGAAAATGAGTCACCTGTGAAGAAACAAGTTAGTGAGGATGGTTCATCGAGTGTTGAGATCGGGGATTTAGAATCTCAATCTCGACTTAGTTTGGAGAGGGAGATGGGCTTGGCGAGTTGTCGTGTGTGCCAGTGTGCTGAGTCTGATAAACGGGGTGATGCTGCTCTAGAATTTTTGGGTATCACCCCGGTTATAGAAAGCAAGGGGGATGAAAAGTCTGATGTTGACAAGGGAATTCCAAAAGATGTGACTGTTAACCGAAACCGTGAAAGCAAACCTGGGATGATGGAATTTGTAGGCCCTAATGGGGAGGTTTTCGTTTGTAAGAATGATTTGGAAATTGGTTTGTCTCATGAAGATACGTTAATTGAACTTGGTTGTTGTTGTAAAAATGACCTTGCTTTAGTACATTATGCTTGTGCACTCAAGTGGTTTATCAACCATGGATCTACCGTTTGTGAAATATGCGGACATATAGCAAATAATATTAGAATATCTGACTTCAATAAGGTTATTGGTTCTTTAAAAGAGTACGAATCATTGAGGGAAAGAACTGTCAATGGAGTTCCTGGTCCTGCACAAGATCATACAAATACTGGCGTGGATCCTGATGCTGTGGCTGCTATCCGGAGGCAACGGTTAAGTGAAATTGCACTCTGGTTTTGTCCTCATAATAGCAATAACTTTAACAACAGTAGCAACATGGACTCAGTTTCACAGCTTGTTTCTGAGCAGCCTTTGAATATTGTTGTCGAAGAAGCTGGCCCCGTACAGAGTCCTGCAACTAAGTGGGCCGTAGAGTGTACAGGGATCCTGCTTGCTACAGGGCTGCTTACCATCACCCTAGCATGGCTTATAGCTCCTCGTGTTGGGAAG AATATTGCAAGAAGTGGTCTTCATATCCTACTTGGAGGTGTTTGTGCTTTAACAGTGGTGATTTTTTTCCGCTTC TTTGTGCTTACCAGAATCAAGTATGGACCTGCACGTTATTGGGCAATATTGTTTGTTTTCTGGTTTCTTGTCTTTGGAATATGGGCTTCTCGGACGCACAGTGCTCATACAACGTGA